A DNA window from Rossellomorea marisflavi contains the following coding sequences:
- a CDS encoding serine hydrolase domain-containing protein: MNQHVKANLTQMISKQLESSDIVGASVAIVEGSEVVYAEGFGFADRDRDQPMDADTLMSIQSISKNFMATSIMQLVEAGSIELDDPVVKHLPYFRTKDRAASDQITVRHILSHTAGFPEAGIANMVAPNVREIFSDTPTEFQEALDHYGLSEEEISAIETREDITRWFEKVELIGSPGSQWAYCTDAYVILADLFEKVTGMVWESHLNSHVFRPLGLVRTTSHGAEEAENSARYYMGEERTETPFPKNELAAPIGYLYSTANELGCYLAAHLNGGTTLLTNDSVKIMQKPHHLVSEEWRFGSEVRSYGLAWFTDNYKDMPIIEHGGGQMGVRSLMTMVPALQLGIVILMNTEGTVHYDLCEGIMDFYMNE, translated from the coding sequence ATGAATCAACACGTTAAAGCCAACTTGACACAGATGATTTCCAAGCAGCTTGAATCATCTGATATCGTGGGTGCGAGTGTGGCCATCGTGGAAGGGAGCGAGGTAGTGTATGCTGAAGGTTTCGGGTTCGCAGACCGAGACAGGGATCAACCAATGGATGCCGATACACTCATGAGCATCCAAAGCATCTCGAAAAACTTCATGGCGACCTCGATCATGCAGCTCGTGGAAGCAGGATCCATCGAACTGGATGATCCCGTAGTAAAGCATCTTCCGTATTTCAGGACAAAGGACCGGGCTGCGAGCGATCAAATCACCGTCCGCCACATCCTTTCGCACACGGCAGGTTTCCCGGAAGCGGGCATCGCCAATATGGTCGCACCGAATGTGAGGGAGATCTTCTCGGATACCCCGACGGAATTTCAGGAAGCGCTGGATCATTACGGACTGTCAGAAGAAGAGATTTCCGCAATTGAGACCCGTGAAGACATCACAAGGTGGTTCGAAAAGGTCGAACTCATTGGCTCCCCAGGCTCACAGTGGGCTTACTGTACGGACGCCTATGTCATACTCGCCGATCTCTTTGAAAAGGTGACAGGGATGGTATGGGAGTCCCATCTGAATTCCCATGTCTTCCGTCCACTTGGATTGGTAAGAACCACAAGCCACGGAGCTGAGGAAGCAGAAAATAGCGCTCGTTACTACATGGGAGAGGAAAGAACCGAAACGCCTTTCCCTAAAAACGAACTCGCGGCACCAATCGGTTATCTGTACTCGACTGCCAATGAGCTGGGATGCTACCTGGCCGCGCATCTTAACGGTGGAACAACGTTGTTAACGAATGACTCCGTCAAGATCATGCAAAAGCCCCACCATCTGGTCAGTGAAGAATGGCGATTCGGCAGTGAAGTCAGAAGCTATGGTCTCGCGTGGTTTACGGACAATTATAAGGATATGCCGATCATTGAGCACGGAGGCGGGCAGATGGGTGTTCGGTCCCTCATGACGATGGTGCCAGCCCTTCAACTCGGCATCGTTATCCTTATGAATACGGAGGGAACGGTACACTATGATCTCTGCGAAGGGATCATGGATTTTTATATGAATGAATAG
- a CDS encoding VOC family protein yields the protein MMVGLVHHIELNVSDLDKSTEFWGWFLGELGYEPYQEWAKGKSYRLGETYIVFVQTEERFLDVPYHRSRAGLNHLAFHGKSRKHVDDLTATLEEKGVPVLYRDRHPYAGGEGYYAVFFEDPDRIKVELVAPGKGDDTDESTR from the coding sequence CTGATGGTCGGCCTGGTCCATCACATCGAACTGAACGTATCAGACTTAGATAAATCCACAGAATTCTGGGGATGGTTCTTAGGAGAACTCGGCTATGAACCTTATCAGGAATGGGCAAAGGGTAAAAGCTATCGCCTCGGTGAAACGTACATCGTATTCGTCCAGACGGAGGAGCGCTTCCTGGACGTCCCGTACCATCGGTCACGCGCCGGACTGAACCACTTGGCGTTCCACGGAAAATCCAGGAAGCATGTGGATGATCTGACAGCAACACTTGAGGAGAAAGGGGTACCCGTCCTGTACCGTGATCGGCACCCATATGCAGGAGGAGAAGGGTATTACGCTGTATTCTTCGAGGATCCTGATCGGATCAAGGTGGAGCTTGTGGCTCCGGGTAAAGGAGACGACACAGATGAATCAACACGTTAA
- a CDS encoding MFS transporter, giving the protein MSSHSTSIDQNASKSKGGTPALLALAISAFGIGTTEFVPVGLLSSIADDLSISITLAGLLISGYALGVAIGAPVLTALTSRMSRKSLLMSLMLLFIVGNSVAALSTSFGLLLVARFITAFSHGIFFSIGSTIAADLVPAHKRASAIAFMFTGLTVATVTGVPLGTFIGQAFGWRATFWGVAALGVIGIVASSILVPKNLKEAPPAKFSDQLKILTNGKLMLAFAITALGYGGTFVAFTYLTPLLEDVTGFSAKWVSIILLVYGIAVAIGNVVGGKASDKNPLKALFWMFVLQAIILLALTFAAPFKVVGLIAIFLMGLFAFMNVPGLQVLVVNLAEKYVPTAVNVASALNIAAFNVGIAIGSFVGGLIVDSIGLIHTPWIGAVMVAGAVALTAWLRKIEK; this is encoded by the coding sequence ATGAGTTCTCATTCTACTTCTATAGATCAAAACGCCTCCAAGTCCAAAGGAGGCACCCCGGCGCTACTTGCCCTTGCCATCAGTGCGTTCGGAATCGGGACGACAGAATTCGTCCCTGTCGGTTTGCTGTCATCGATTGCAGATGACCTGTCGATCTCCATCACCCTTGCAGGTCTGCTGATTTCCGGATATGCCTTGGGAGTCGCCATCGGAGCGCCCGTCCTGACGGCCCTCACCAGCAGGATGAGCAGGAAGAGCCTGCTCATGTCCCTGATGCTTCTCTTCATTGTAGGGAATTCAGTCGCTGCCCTGTCCACGAGCTTTGGACTTCTGCTTGTGGCACGGTTCATCACGGCCTTCTCCCACGGGATTTTCTTCTCGATTGGGTCCACGATCGCAGCAGACCTTGTTCCGGCACATAAGCGTGCCAGTGCCATCGCCTTCATGTTCACGGGTCTGACTGTTGCCACGGTCACCGGGGTACCACTTGGAACCTTCATCGGACAGGCCTTCGGTTGGAGAGCAACGTTCTGGGGAGTAGCCGCACTTGGTGTCATCGGAATCGTAGCAAGCTCGATCCTTGTGCCGAAGAATCTTAAAGAAGCACCACCTGCCAAGTTCAGTGATCAATTGAAGATCCTGACCAACGGTAAGCTCATGCTGGCATTTGCCATCACGGCCCTTGGATACGGTGGAACATTCGTTGCATTCACCTACCTGACTCCGTTACTGGAAGATGTGACAGGATTCAGCGCTAAATGGGTCAGCATCATCCTTCTAGTCTACGGAATTGCTGTCGCCATCGGGAACGTTGTCGGCGGGAAAGCATCGGATAAAAATCCGCTCAAGGCTTTATTCTGGATGTTTGTCCTTCAGGCCATCATCCTCCTCGCCCTGACGTTTGCTGCACCATTCAAAGTGGTTGGTCTGATTGCCATCTTCCTTATGGGTCTATTTGCTTTCATGAACGTACCGGGCCTTCAGGTACTCGTCGTCAACTTGGCAGAGAAATATGTGCCTACTGCCGTCAACGTGGCATCTGCACTTAATATCGCCGCATTCAACGTAGGGATCGCCATCGGCTCCTTCGTCGGCGGACTCATCGTCGACAGCATCGGCCTCATCCACACACCTTGGATCGGTGCCGTCATGGTAGCAGGCGCCGTCGCTCTCACAGCGTGGCTCCGAAAAATCGAAAAGTGA
- a CDS encoding winged helix-turn-helix transcriptional regulator, with the protein MKTFNIPVEAALEVIGGKWKVVILCHLIDHGTLRTSELKKRMPNITQKMLTQQLRELESDGVLERIVYNQVPPKVEYKLTDYGTSLAPALQMLCSWGEQHIEKAVSEGEDVMVLSGAEE; encoded by the coding sequence ATGAAGACATTCAATATACCGGTCGAAGCAGCACTTGAAGTCATCGGAGGCAAATGGAAGGTAGTCATCCTCTGCCACCTCATCGATCACGGCACCCTCCGCACGAGCGAACTGAAAAAGAGGATGCCGAACATCACCCAGAAGATGCTCACCCAGCAGCTTCGTGAGCTCGAATCCGACGGGGTCCTCGAGCGGATCGTGTACAATCAGGTACCGCCGAAGGTCGAGTACAAGCTGACCGACTACGGGACATCCCTTGCTCCTGCCCTTCAGATGCTGTGCTCGTGGGGTGAACAGCATATCGAGAAGGCGGTATCGGAAGGTGAGGACGTGATGGTCCTTTCCGGCGCTGAAGAATAA
- a CDS encoding right-handed parallel beta-helix repeat-containing protein yields MKKVGKGILLFLVSVLVMGVALPISAVADDVPEWQSITFGQSTDLNFSANVLPDKVGLNTAEPEHPGTIDGKIHLESRGGKLAPGHDGLTFYYTTLNPNADNFVLEADLTFHQLGPETGAKQSGQEGAGIMVRDVNGAARQDPMMEGFEEVTAASNMFAVGLMRDGMSALSRTGVEEPWGSTGSKWVNKVLPGAPAVPMNTPVRVKLERTDTSFVMSATFTHLSGSPTFKQELKGADLVQVMDPDGMQVGFYASRNASMTVENASLSVSEANTVPTPEEPVLQPEPSLTILSPKESGSKKYSLKVTSNTQGNISVWQDGKQIVKNKKVKAQQVFDEKAKLKNEKTSFRVEWKTNDGVVLTEEWTVTMKMFKGGKGLFVSPDGKATASGKKNDPLDLDTAIKYVQPGETIYLLEGVYTEPVTIGRTYSGEKKKMKTLAPYKGANVLFDGKNEKGNLLNLNADYWVITGFELTKSTGNGMRVNGSHNKIDHMTFSYNQNTGFQISGSGSDPELWPKHNLISNSESHDNRDSSDINADGFAAKLGVGEGNVFKNNISHHNIDDGWDLYNRTNEGANKPVTLDGNISYSNGKLSSGYNEGGTSGSGFKVGGEGLPVAHIVKNNLAFDNNMDGFTDNFNPGKIIVHKNIAIDNKRYNFIFRINPYFKPEEQGIFTKNISIKTDPDRLKGDFVSGVVDDSNYFFDGERTVNSKGDEKDPKPYLKKLRP; encoded by the coding sequence GTGAAAAAGGTTGGGAAAGGGATCTTGTTGTTCTTGGTTTCCGTTTTGGTGATGGGGGTGGCACTACCCATATCGGCGGTGGCGGACGATGTTCCGGAGTGGCAGTCGATCACATTCGGTCAATCAACCGATCTGAATTTTTCTGCAAATGTACTGCCGGATAAAGTCGGGCTGAATACAGCAGAGCCTGAACATCCGGGTACGATCGATGGGAAAATTCATTTGGAGAGCAGGGGAGGGAAACTGGCTCCAGGGCATGATGGGTTGACCTTTTATTACACCACCTTGAATCCGAATGCCGATAATTTTGTTTTGGAGGCCGACTTGACTTTCCATCAGCTTGGCCCGGAGACAGGGGCAAAGCAGAGCGGCCAAGAGGGAGCTGGCATCATGGTGAGGGACGTGAATGGAGCGGCCAGGCAGGACCCGATGATGGAAGGGTTTGAAGAAGTGACCGCTGCATCCAATATGTTTGCCGTCGGTTTGATGAGGGACGGGATGAGCGCCCTCTCACGGACGGGCGTAGAAGAACCGTGGGGAAGTACAGGGAGTAAGTGGGTGAATAAAGTCCTTCCGGGAGCCCCTGCAGTACCAATGAATACACCGGTCCGCGTGAAGCTTGAGCGGACGGATACAAGCTTTGTCATGTCTGCCACCTTCACCCATCTGTCGGGATCTCCTACGTTCAAACAGGAGTTAAAAGGAGCAGACCTTGTTCAGGTGATGGATCCCGACGGTATGCAAGTGGGATTCTATGCTTCACGGAATGCCTCCATGACCGTGGAGAATGCAAGCTTATCGGTGAGTGAGGCGAATACGGTGCCGACACCGGAGGAGCCTGTCCTTCAGCCGGAGCCATCCCTGACGATCCTTTCTCCGAAAGAGTCGGGCTCAAAGAAGTATTCGTTGAAAGTGACGTCGAACACACAAGGGAACATCTCCGTTTGGCAGGATGGCAAGCAGATTGTGAAGAATAAAAAGGTGAAAGCTCAACAAGTATTCGATGAAAAAGCAAAGCTGAAAAATGAAAAGACATCGTTCCGTGTCGAATGGAAGACGAATGATGGAGTGGTCCTGACCGAGGAATGGACCGTCACGATGAAGATGTTCAAGGGTGGGAAAGGCCTGTTCGTTTCACCGGATGGGAAAGCGACTGCTTCCGGTAAAAAGAACGATCCCCTGGACCTCGATACCGCCATCAAATACGTACAGCCGGGAGAGACGATTTACCTTCTGGAAGGGGTATATACAGAGCCCGTGACCATCGGCCGGACATACAGCGGGGAAAAGAAAAAAATGAAAACCCTGGCTCCGTATAAGGGTGCCAATGTTCTATTCGACGGGAAGAATGAGAAAGGAAATCTTCTTAATTTGAATGCCGACTATTGGGTGATCACGGGCTTTGAGCTGACGAAGTCGACCGGAAACGGTATGAGGGTGAATGGAAGTCATAACAAGATCGATCATATGACGTTCAGCTACAATCAGAATACCGGGTTCCAAATCTCGGGAAGTGGATCGGATCCCGAACTGTGGCCGAAACACAATCTTATCTCGAACAGTGAATCCCATGATAATCGTGATTCGTCTGATATCAATGCCGACGGCTTTGCGGCCAAGCTTGGTGTAGGGGAAGGGAATGTATTCAAGAATAATATTTCCCACCATAATATCGACGACGGCTGGGATCTATACAACCGTACCAATGAAGGTGCCAACAAGCCGGTTACCCTTGACGGGAACATTTCATATTCCAATGGGAAGCTCAGTAGTGGTTACAATGAAGGCGGTACCTCGGGCAGTGGATTCAAGGTAGGCGGGGAAGGCCTCCCGGTCGCTCATATCGTTAAGAACAACCTGGCATTCGATAACAATATGGATGGGTTCACAGACAACTTCAATCCAGGCAAAATCATTGTTCACAAAAATATCGCCATCGATAATAAGCGCTACAACTTCATCTTCCGGATCAACCCGTATTTCAAACCGGAAGAGCAGGGGATTTTCACAAAAAATATCTCCATCAAAACCGATCCCGACCGCCTGAAGGGGGACTTTGTGTCAGGTGTCGTGGATGACAGCAACTACTTCTTTGACGGAGAAAGAACGGTAAACAGCAAAGGGGACGAAAAGGACCCGAAGCCTTATCTGAAAAAATTGCGCCCATAA